A genomic stretch from Lathyrus oleraceus cultivar Zhongwan6 chromosome 2, CAAS_Psat_ZW6_1.0, whole genome shotgun sequence includes:
- the LOC127122693 gene encoding uncharacterized protein LOC127122693, translated as MPGFEAGPEPGSRWTLVFDGASNARGHGISVIITSPTGFHLPFTARLCFDCTNNMAEYEACIYSLEATIDLRIKILEVYSDSALVISQVKGDWETQDSKLIPYKEHIRKLVPYFDVISFHHISREENKLADALAMLASMFKVKWKNDAPSIHIDHLDELAHCLAIEANPDDKPWFYDIKTFMEKQQYPEGITITDKMALRRLSSKFFLNGYINSVCTSTRATPYSLVYGMEVVLPIEVEIPSLRVIMEADLNEVEWVQPRYDYLNLIEEKRLTAVCHGPLYQRRLK; from the exons ATGCCAGGATTTGAGGCAGGCCCCGAACCAGGATCACGATGGACACTCGTGTTCGACGGTGCTTCCAATGCTCGTGGCCATGGAATAAGTGTTATTATAACTTCTCCCACCGGTTTCCACCTTCCATTTACCGCTAGATTATGTTTTgactgcaccaacaatatggcagaatatgaagcatgtatctacAGTTTGGAGGCGACCATCGACTTGAGGATCAAGATTCTTGAGGTATACAgtgattcagctctggtaatAAGTCAGGTGAAAGGTGATTGGGAGACTCAGGATAGCAAGTTGATACCTTACAAGGAGCATATCAGAAAACTAGTACCCTATTTTGATGTAATCTCCTTTCATCATATTTCTAGGGAAGAAAATAAGTTAGCAGATGCTCTAGCCATGTTGgcatctatgttcaaagtcaaatggaagaatgatGCACCATCCATCCATATTGACCACTTAGATGAACTAGCACATTGTCTAGCAATCGAGGCAAATCCTGATGATAAGCCCTGGTTCTACGACATAAAGACATTTATGGAAAAACAACAATATCCTGAGGGTATAACCATTACTGATAAGATGGCTCTGAGAAGACTCTCTTCCAAGTTCTTCCTAAACG GTTACATAAACTCAGTCTGCACATCCACTAGGGCAACTCCATactcattggtatatgggatggaggttGTCTTGCCGATTGAAGTCGAGATCCCTTCACTTAGAGTCATCATGGAGGCCGACCTCAATGAAGTTGAATGGGTTCAACCGCGGTATGACTATCTGAATCTAATAGAAGAAAAACGTTTGACGGCCGTTTGTCATGGTCCGTTGTACCAGAGACGTCTCAAATga